A genome region from bacterium includes the following:
- a CDS encoding FAD-dependent oxidoreductase codes for MTDFVDEPARRTRIAARTQVLVVGGGSAGAAAAIAAARQGADTLLVERYGALGGLATGGLIVLLLTLDDGAGEQVIAGLCQEMVERITRRGGAFAPPRNEWGSPDPQMIEAYRRWGLVWGSGPHRVRYSVAYDPEEMRFALNEMVEESGARLLLHAWGCEPLRDGARLIGVAMQGKSGRFAILADVVIDATGDGDVFAAAGAAFELEKVLPWLWFRMGGVSDPGAALEAGGWFFRTLGEGQMLMPWGATDRIVRKIDATDPADLTLAEVECRKMVMREVDRLRREVPQFRDAHLCGIATQLGITESRRLVGAYVLARDDMDRRFDDAIGLTGHWTRYGTRYWIPYRCLLAREIDNLLAAGRCISVDHRVHHATKEIPACMMTGEAAGTAAAMAARAGILPREVDVPTLRDTLRRAGAIV; via the coding sequence ATGACGGACTTCGTCGACGAGCCGGCGCGGCGCACGCGAATCGCGGCGCGCACCCAGGTGCTGGTGGTCGGCGGTGGCAGCGCCGGCGCGGCGGCGGCGATCGCGGCGGCCCGCCAGGGCGCCGACACCCTGCTCGTCGAACGCTACGGCGCGCTCGGCGGACTCGCCACCGGCGGTCTCATCGTCCTGCTGCTGACCCTCGACGACGGCGCCGGCGAACAGGTGATCGCCGGCCTCTGCCAGGAAATGGTGGAACGCATCACCCGCCGCGGAGGCGCCTTCGCGCCACCGCGCAACGAGTGGGGCTCCCCGGATCCGCAGATGATCGAGGCCTACCGGCGCTGGGGCCTGGTCTGGGGATCGGGCCCACACCGCGTCCGCTACTCAGTCGCGTACGATCCCGAGGAGATGCGCTTCGCGCTCAACGAGATGGTCGAGGAGAGCGGCGCCCGGCTGCTGCTGCACGCCTGGGGCTGCGAACCGCTGCGCGACGGCGCGCGGCTGATCGGCGTCGCCATGCAGGGCAAGTCGGGCCGCTTCGCGATTCTCGCCGACGTCGTCATCGACGCCACCGGCGACGGCGACGTCTTCGCCGCCGCGGGCGCGGCCTTCGAGTTGGAGAAGGTCCTGCCGTGGTTGTGGTTCCGCATGGGCGGCGTCAGCGATCCGGGCGCGGCGCTGGAGGCGGGCGGCTGGTTCTTCCGTACCCTGGGCGAGGGCCAGATGCTGATGCCATGGGGGGCGACCGACCGCATCGTCCGCAAGATCGACGCGACCGACCCCGCCGACCTGACGCTCGCCGAGGTCGAGTGCCGGAAGATGGTCATGCGCGAGGTCGACCGCCTGCGGCGCGAGGTGCCGCAGTTTCGCGACGCCCACCTGTGCGGCATCGCGACCCAGCTCGGCATCACCGAGAGCCGGCGGCTGGTCGGCGCCTATGTGCTGGCGCGCGACGACATGGACCGGCGGTTCGACGATGCCATCGGACTGACCGGTCACTGGACGCGCTACGGCACGCGCTACTGGATCCCCTACCGCTGCCTGCTCGCACGCGAGATCGACAATCTCCTCGCCGCCGGCCGCTGCATCTCGGTCGACCACCGCGTCCACCATGCGACCAAGGAGATCCCGGCCTGCATGATGACCGGCGAGGCCGCCGGCACCGCCGCCGCGATGGCGGCGCGAGCGGGCATCCTCCCTCGCGAGGTGGACGTGCCGACCTTGCGGGACACCTTGCGGCGAGCGGGCGCGATCGTATAG
- a CDS encoding methylcrotonoyl-CoA carboxylase has product MARIETKLRPNDPTFQANRHRNAALAAELRERLAAAQAGGPEEARRRHTERGKLLPRQRVEALLDPGTPFLELSPLAAYGMYGGDAPAASLITGIGVVQGRQVVIVANDATVKGGTYYPLTVKKHLRAQEVALENHLPCIYLVDSGGAFLPLQAEIFPDREHFGRIFYNQARLSALGAAQIAVVMGSCTAGGAYVPAMSDETVIVRGTGTIFLGGPPLVKAATGEEVTAEDLGGGDVHTRISGVADHLAADDRDAIAITRRIMANLGGTPPPSLEAEAAEDPAYDPAEIYGVVSADPRVPYDIREIIARIVDGSRLHEFKPLYGQTLITGFARIHGYPVGVVANNGVLFSESALKGTHFIELCCQRRIPLLFLQNITGFMVGKRYEHGGIAKDGAKMVHAVATAAVPKLTVLVGASNGAGNYGMCGRAYSPRFLFTWPNSRISVMGGEQAASTLLTVKLQQLAAKGDSMPPEEQARFTAPIRAKYEDEGNPYYATARLWDDGIIDPAETRDVLGLALAATANAPIPATRVGVYRM; this is encoded by the coding sequence ATGGCGCGCATCGAAACCAAGCTCCGTCCGAACGATCCCACCTTCCAGGCCAACCGACACCGCAACGCGGCACTGGCGGCCGAGCTGCGCGAGCGCTTGGCGGCGGCGCAGGCCGGTGGACCGGAAGAGGCGCGCCGGCGCCACACCGAGCGCGGCAAGCTGCTGCCGCGGCAACGGGTCGAGGCGCTGCTCGATCCGGGCACGCCATTCCTCGAGCTGTCGCCGCTCGCCGCCTACGGCATGTACGGCGGGGACGCGCCGGCGGCGAGCCTCATCACCGGCATCGGCGTCGTCCAGGGCCGTCAGGTGGTGATCGTCGCCAACGACGCCACGGTGAAGGGCGGCACCTACTACCCGCTGACGGTCAAGAAACACCTGCGGGCGCAGGAAGTGGCGCTGGAGAACCACCTGCCCTGCATCTACCTCGTCGACTCCGGCGGCGCGTTCCTGCCGCTGCAGGCCGAGATCTTTCCCGACCGCGAGCACTTCGGCCGCATCTTCTACAACCAGGCGCGGTTGTCGGCGCTGGGCGCGGCGCAGATCGCGGTCGTGATGGGATCGTGCACCGCCGGCGGCGCGTACGTCCCGGCGATGTCGGACGAGACGGTGATCGTGCGCGGCACCGGGACGATCTTCCTCGGCGGACCGCCGCTGGTGAAGGCGGCGACCGGCGAGGAGGTGACCGCCGAGGACCTGGGCGGCGGCGACGTGCACACGCGGATCTCTGGCGTCGCCGACCATCTGGCGGCTGACGACCGCGACGCCATCGCCATCACCCGCCGCATCATGGCCAACCTCGGCGGCACGCCGCCGCCCTCGCTGGAGGCGGAGGCGGCGGAGGATCCCGCCTATGACCCGGCCGAGATCTACGGCGTCGTCTCCGCCGATCCCCGGGTGCCGTACGACATTCGCGAGATCATCGCCCGCATCGTCGACGGCAGCCGGTTGCACGAATTCAAGCCGCTGTACGGCCAGACGCTCATCACCGGCTTCGCCCGCATTCACGGGTACCCGGTCGGCGTCGTCGCCAACAACGGCGTCCTCTTCTCGGAGTCGGCGCTGAAGGGCACGCACTTCATCGAGCTCTGTTGCCAGCGCCGCATCCCGCTGCTGTTCCTGCAGAACATCACCGGCTTCATGGTCGGCAAGCGCTACGAGCACGGCGGCATCGCCAAGGATGGCGCCAAGATGGTGCACGCGGTGGCCACGGCGGCGGTGCCCAAGCTCACGGTGCTGGTCGGCGCCTCCAACGGCGCCGGCAACTACGGCATGTGCGGGCGCGCCTACAGTCCCCGCTTCCTGTTCACGTGGCCCAACTCCCGCATCTCGGTGATGGGCGGCGAGCAGGCGGCGAGCACGCTGCTGACGGTGAAGCTGCAGCAGTTGGCGGCCAAGGGAGACTCCATGCCGCCAGAGGAGCAGGCGCGTTTCACGGCGCCGATCCGCGCCAAGTACGAGGACGAGGGCAATCCCTACTATGCGACGGCGCGCCTCTGGGACGACGGCATCATCGATCCCGCCGAGACCCGCGACGTGCTCGGCCTGGCGCTCGCCGCCACCGCCAACGCGCCGATTCCCGCCACCCGGGTCGGCGTCTACCGGATGTGA
- a CDS encoding ATP-grasp domain-containing protein, translating into MSVGLRRVLIANRGEIAVRIARACRERGLLPLAIYSEADRASPHVRAAEAAACVGPAPSRESYLDVAAILEAARALGADAVHPGYGFLAENAAFAQAVGDAGLTFIGPAPAAIAAMGDKTRARALVAAAGVPVVPAVEDLPADPAAAQRAADALGYPLLIKAAAGGGGKGMRIVRASGELGAAREAAAREALGAFGDGRIFLERYFERPHHVEVQILADQHGATVHLGERECSIQRRHQKIIEESPSPVVTPALRARLAAAAIAAARSVAYANAGTVEFLVTDDGDFYFLEMNTRLQVEHPITEWVTGIDLVHAQLRIAAGERLWFDQDAVQPRGHAIECRVYAEDPAQQYLPSPGRIALLREPQGPGVRVDSGICAGGEVTIHYDPMLAKLSTWAADREGARHRLLAALREYVVVGVTTNITFLGDVLAHPAFARGATQTHFIDDHMAGWQPPAGQLEHAAIAAALHAALAPATPAVAGGRRRRVSPWQSLGAWRLGHGER; encoded by the coding sequence GTGAGCGTGGGCCTGCGCCGGGTGCTGATCGCCAACCGCGGCGAGATCGCGGTGCGCATCGCGCGCGCCTGCCGCGAGCGCGGTCTGCTGCCGCTGGCCATCTACTCGGAGGCCGACCGTGCGAGCCCGCACGTGCGCGCCGCCGAGGCGGCGGCGTGCGTCGGCCCGGCGCCCAGCCGGGAGAGCTATCTCGACGTCGCGGCGATCCTCGAGGCGGCGCGGGCGCTCGGCGCCGACGCGGTACATCCCGGCTACGGCTTCCTGGCGGAGAACGCCGCCTTCGCCCAGGCGGTCGGCGACGCCGGGTTGACCTTCATCGGCCCGGCACCGGCGGCGATCGCCGCCATGGGCGACAAGACGCGGGCCCGCGCCCTGGTGGCTGCGGCCGGCGTGCCGGTGGTCCCCGCGGTCGAGGATCTGCCGGCCGACCCCGCCGCGGCGCAGCGCGCCGCCGACGCGCTCGGTTATCCGCTGCTGATCAAGGCGGCGGCGGGCGGCGGCGGCAAGGGAATGCGCATCGTCCGCGCCAGCGGCGAGCTCGGCGCCGCGCGCGAGGCCGCGGCGCGCGAGGCGCTGGGGGCATTCGGCGACGGACGCATCTTCCTCGAGCGCTACTTCGAGCGCCCGCACCACGTCGAGGTGCAGATCCTCGCCGACCAGCACGGCGCCACGGTGCATCTCGGCGAGCGCGAATGCTCGATCCAGCGCCGGCACCAGAAGATCATCGAGGAGTCGCCCTCGCCGGTGGTGACGCCGGCGCTGCGGGCGCGCCTCGCCGCGGCGGCGATCGCGGCCGCGCGCAGCGTCGCCTACGCCAATGCCGGCACGGTGGAGTTTCTGGTCACCGACGACGGCGACTTCTACTTCCTCGAGATGAACACGCGGCTGCAGGTCGAGCATCCGATCACCGAGTGGGTGACCGGCATCGATCTGGTGCACGCGCAGCTCCGCATCGCCGCTGGCGAGCGCCTGTGGTTCGATCAGGACGCGGTCCAGCCCCGCGGCCATGCCATCGAGTGCCGCGTGTACGCCGAGGATCCGGCGCAGCAGTACCTGCCCTCGCCGGGGCGGATCGCGCTCCTGCGCGAACCGCAGGGTCCGGGCGTGCGGGTCGACTCGGGAATCTGCGCCGGCGGCGAGGTCACGATCCACTACGACCCGATGCTGGCCAAGCTCTCGACCTGGGCCGCCGATCGCGAGGGGGCGCGCCACCGTCTGCTCGCCGCCCTGCGCGAGTACGTGGTGGTCGGCGTCACCACCAACATCACCTTCCTCGGCGACGTGCTGGCGCACCCGGCGTTCGCGCGCGGCGCCACCCAGACGCACTTCATCGACGATCACATGGCGGGATGGCAGCCGCCGGCAGGGCAGCTCGAGCACGCGGCGATCGCGGCGGCGCTGCACGCGGCGCTGGCGCCGGCGACGCCGGCGGTCGCCGGCGGGCGCCGGCGGCGCGTATCGCCCTGGCAGTCGCTGGGCGCCTGGCGTCTCGGTCACGGGGAGCGCTGA
- a CDS encoding methionyl-tRNA formyltransferase, with product MRIVLFGQAAFAERVLDGLQAAGHAVVATYVPPDQPGAKPDPFAARAVALGIATHRHRSLKGADVAREVTAYRADLGVLAYVTQIVPPPVFEAPRLGSICFHPSPLPRYRGGSAIPWQIIRGETRTGVSVFWVDAGIDTGPILLQREAAIDPDDTAATLYYNTLFPLGVDTVVDAVGLIAGGAPPRLPQDESQATYDPLCRDEHAAIDWHRPVADVYNLIRGCDPQPGAFVRCNGEPLRCHDARRAAAPGAPPGTITAVASDGVTIAAAGGAIRVGRLRIGAKKLPAGEAATQLGLRAGDRFGD from the coding sequence ATGCGCATCGTCTTGTTCGGTCAGGCCGCGTTCGCGGAACGGGTCCTCGACGGCCTCCAGGCCGCCGGCCACGCGGTGGTCGCGACCTACGTGCCGCCCGACCAGCCCGGCGCCAAGCCGGATCCGTTTGCCGCGCGAGCCGTCGCGCTCGGGATCGCCACCCATCGGCATCGATCGCTCAAGGGCGCCGATGTCGCCCGCGAGGTGACCGCCTATCGGGCCGACCTGGGCGTGCTCGCCTACGTCACCCAGATCGTCCCGCCGCCGGTGTTCGAGGCGCCGCGCCTGGGCAGCATCTGCTTCCACCCGTCGCCGCTACCTCGCTACCGCGGCGGCAGCGCGATTCCCTGGCAGATCATCAGGGGCGAGACGCGAACCGGTGTCAGCGTGTTCTGGGTCGATGCGGGTATCGACACCGGTCCGATCCTGCTGCAGCGCGAGGCGGCGATCGATCCCGACGACACAGCCGCCACGCTCTACTACAACACCCTCTTCCCACTCGGCGTCGACACCGTCGTCGACGCCGTCGGCCTGATCGCCGGCGGGGCGCCGCCGCGCCTGCCGCAGGACGAATCGCAGGCGACGTACGACCCGCTGTGCCGCGACGAGCACGCGGCGATCGATTGGCATCGTCCCGTGGCGGATGTCTACAACCTCATCCGCGGCTGCGATCCCCAACCCGGCGCGTTCGTGCGTTGCAACGGCGAGCCGCTGCGCTGCCACGACGCGCGGCGCGCCGCGGCGCCGGGCGCGCCGCCGGGAACCATCACCGCGGTCGCCTCCGATGGCGTGACCATCGCCGCCGCGGGCGGCGCCATCCGCGTCGGCCGGCTCCGCATCGGCGCCAAGAAGCTCCCCGCCGGCGAGGCCGCGACCCAACTCGGGCTGCGCGCCGGCGACCGCTTCGGCGACTGA
- a CDS encoding N-formylglutamate amidohydrolase produces MSFTPVTLAPARPGAGLVLTCEHASPAVPPEYANLGLAPAQLRDHIGWDVGAATVTEELSRQLGAPAVLSAASRLLVDCNRDLTDADLMPHQSHGVAIPGNARIESGERRERLQRFYDPYHAAVDATVRACQDALLLSVHTFTPELNGHQRPFDVGVLFDDFVDLANALAADIASAGFAVRMNEPYSALDGLIFSARCHGRRHRTRYLELEINNRLLRHDHEARAVARRLVDAVGRLVERSLDGAS; encoded by the coding sequence GTGAGCTTCACGCCGGTCACGCTGGCGCCGGCGCGCCCGGGCGCCGGCCTGGTGCTGACCTGCGAGCATGCCTCGCCGGCGGTGCCGCCGGAGTACGCCAATCTCGGCCTCGCCCCGGCGCAGTTGCGCGATCACATCGGCTGGGACGTCGGCGCCGCCACCGTCACCGAGGAGCTGAGCCGTCAACTCGGTGCTCCCGCCGTGCTCAGCGCCGCCTCCCGGCTGCTGGTCGACTGCAACCGCGATCTCACCGACGCGGATCTGATGCCGCACCAGAGCCACGGTGTCGCCATTCCCGGCAACGCCCGGATCGAAAGCGGTGAACGCCGCGAGCGCCTGCAGCGTTTCTACGACCCGTACCACGCCGCCGTGGACGCGACCGTGCGCGCCTGCCAGGACGCTCTGCTGCTGAGCGTCCACACCTTCACCCCGGAGCTCAATGGACACCAGCGGCCCTTCGACGTCGGGGTCCTCTTCGATGACTTCGTCGACCTCGCCAACGCGCTGGCGGCCGACATTGCCTCCGCCGGCTTCGCGGTGCGCATGAACGAGCCGTATTCGGCTCTCGACGGCCTCATCTTCAGCGCCCGCTGCCACGGCCGGCGGCACCGCACGCGATACCTCGAGCTCGAGATCAACAATCGCCTGCTGCGCCACGACCACGAGGCGCGGGCGGTCGCCCGTCGTCTCGTCGACGCGGTCGGCCGGCTGGTCGAGCGTTCCCTGGATGGCGCGTCCTAG
- a CDS encoding dienelactone hydrolase family protein, producing the protein MATTSSTIQIATPDGAMSGFLARPSDDGKYPAVLVIMEAFGLNQHIKDVATRIAGEGYVALAPDVYYRQPNAVVGYDQLPDAIRLMTSLRDDAIVSDLSAAVSHLQAQPFVRADRIGITGFCMGGRISFLSACTMPTIKAAAPFYGGGIGSLLDRAGGIACPMLLFFGDQDPFIPNEEVATITATLRDLKKNAEVKVYAGAPHGFFCNERDSYRADAAADAWTRLTTFLARHLKS; encoded by the coding sequence ATGGCAACCACTTCGAGCACGATTCAGATCGCCACCCCGGACGGCGCCATGTCGGGCTTTCTGGCCCGACCGTCGGACGACGGTAAGTACCCGGCGGTATTGGTGATCATGGAGGCCTTCGGCCTCAACCAGCACATCAAGGACGTCGCCACCCGGATCGCCGGCGAGGGCTATGTCGCCCTGGCGCCGGACGTCTACTACCGGCAGCCGAACGCGGTCGTCGGCTACGATCAGCTACCCGATGCCATCCGCCTGATGACCAGCCTCCGCGATGACGCGATCGTCAGCGACCTCTCGGCCGCCGTGTCCCATCTACAGGCGCAGCCGTTCGTCCGCGCCGATCGCATCGGCATCACCGGCTTCTGCATGGGCGGCCGCATCAGCTTCCTCAGCGCCTGCACGATGCCGACGATCAAGGCCGCCGCGCCCTTCTACGGCGGCGGCATCGGCAGCCTGCTCGACCGCGCCGGCGGCATCGCCTGCCCGATGCTGCTCTTCTTCGGCGACCAGGACCCGTTCATCCCCAACGAGGAAGTGGCCACCATCACCGCGACGCTACGCGACCTGAAGAAGAACGCCGAGGTGAAGGTCTATGCGGGCGCGCCACACGGCTTCTTCTGCAACGAGCGCGACTCCTATCGCGCCGACGCGGCCGCCGACGCCTGGACGCGCCTGACCACCTTCCTCGCTCGCCACCTGAAGTCGTGA
- a CDS encoding IclR family transcriptional regulator, whose translation MRREKTNYIIQSVSHALDVLEQFSGEHDELGVTELSKRLKLHKNNVFRLLATLESRSYIEQNKATENYRLGIGCLQLGQTFVAHMGLLQQAHPIIESLAEDASETAFVAVPRKACVVAVDAVEARHPVRMSSRIGEALPLHCTAAGKVQLAFISDADLREALTAGLPKFTDKTITDQQRLQQHLKQIAEAGHAIELGEHIGDVHSVAVPIRDYTRNVVASLAVSGPAYRMTADRLEKDIAPQLIKSGRELSSRLGYKS comes from the coding sequence GTGCGCCGCGAGAAGACCAACTACATCATCCAATCGGTATCCCACGCGCTCGATGTGCTCGAGCAGTTCTCTGGCGAGCATGATGAGCTTGGCGTGACCGAGCTCAGCAAGCGCCTGAAACTGCACAAGAATAATGTGTTCCGGCTGCTGGCGACGCTGGAGTCGCGGAGCTACATCGAGCAGAACAAGGCGACAGAGAACTACCGTCTTGGGATCGGCTGCCTGCAACTCGGACAGACCTTCGTCGCCCATATGGGGCTGTTGCAACAGGCGCATCCGATCATCGAGTCCCTGGCGGAGGACGCCAGTGAGACGGCGTTCGTCGCCGTCCCGAGAAAGGCGTGCGTGGTCGCGGTCGATGCCGTCGAGGCGCGGCATCCGGTCCGCATGTCATCGCGCATCGGCGAGGCGCTGCCGCTGCACTGCACGGCTGCTGGCAAGGTGCAGTTGGCGTTCATCTCAGACGCCGATCTGCGCGAGGCCCTGACCGCCGGCCTGCCGAAGTTCACGGACAAGACAATCACCGATCAGCAGCGGTTACAGCAGCATCTGAAGCAGATCGCCGAAGCGGGGCATGCGATCGAGCTCGGCGAGCACATTGGCGACGTACACTCGGTCGCGGTGCCGATCCGCGATTACACGCGCAATGTGGTCGCCAGCCTGGCGGTGTCCGGGCCGGCATACCGGATGACGGCGGATCGGCTCGAGAAGGACATCGCCCCGCAGCTCATCAAATCCGGTCGCGAGCTCTCGAGTCGCCTCGGCTACAAGTCCTGA
- a CDS encoding electron transfer flavoprotein subunit beta/FixA family protein, whose amino-acid sequence MKILVAAKRVPDPNATIKVRPDGAGIVTDNVKYVVNPFCEIAIEEALRIKEKQGGAEVVLASVGGKVAQEQLRTGLAMGADRAVLVLSEDPVEPTVVARVLKKLIENEQPQLVLMGKQAIDDDSNVVGQMVAEMLGWAQATNASQVKLADDKKSAVVTREVDGGLEDVEIQLPAVVTTDLRLNEPRYASLPGIMKARKKELKEIALAEVGVDVTPTIKVHKLEPPPKRQAGKKVGSVQELVQMLHAEAKVI is encoded by the coding sequence GTGAAAATCCTGGTAGCGGCGAAGCGGGTCCCGGACCCGAACGCCACGATCAAAGTGCGTCCGGATGGGGCCGGAATCGTCACCGACAACGTCAAGTACGTCGTCAATCCGTTCTGTGAGATCGCCATCGAAGAGGCGCTGCGGATCAAGGAAAAGCAGGGAGGCGCCGAGGTGGTGCTGGCGAGCGTCGGCGGCAAGGTCGCCCAGGAGCAGCTTCGCACCGGACTGGCGATGGGGGCGGACCGGGCGGTCCTGGTGCTCAGCGAGGACCCGGTCGAGCCGACGGTGGTGGCGCGGGTTCTGAAGAAGCTGATCGAGAACGAGCAGCCGCAACTGGTTCTGATGGGCAAGCAGGCCATCGATGACGACTCGAACGTCGTGGGCCAGATGGTCGCGGAAATGCTCGGCTGGGCGCAGGCGACCAACGCCTCGCAGGTGAAGCTGGCCGACGACAAGAAGTCGGCGGTGGTGACGCGCGAGGTGGACGGCGGTCTCGAGGACGTCGAGATCCAACTGCCGGCGGTGGTGACGACGGATTTGCGGCTGAACGAGCCGCGCTATGCGTCGCTGCCCGGCATCATGAAGGCGCGCAAGAAGGAATTGAAGGAGATCGCGCTCGCTGAAGTCGGCGTCGACGTCACGCCGACGATCAAGGTCCACAAGCTCGAGCCACCGCCGAAGCGCCAGGCGGGCAAGAAGGTGGGCAGCGTGCAGGAACTGGTGCAGATGCTGCACGCCGAGGCCAAAGTCATCTGA
- a CDS encoding electron transfer flavoprotein subunit alpha/FixB family protein → MNVLVFAEHQHNKFSKAALGAVRAGLQLAQQSGGTCSAAVLGTGVGGLAQELAAYGVKTVYAVEHAALEHYVADAYAQALANLAKDKGYDVVVATASTVGKDLLPRVAVRLDAGIACDITGINADGTFVRPMYAGNAIATVSIETPKKVVTTRTTAFDAAAKGGAGSVETVQASIDTAALRMKFIAFNETKSDRPVLSEARIVVSGGRGLKNGENFTTVLEPLVDALGAAMGASRAAVDAGFVPNDLQVGQTGKVVAPELYVAVGISGAIQHLAGMKDSKVIVAINKDEEAPIFQVADYGLVADLFTAVPEMKAEVEKLKH, encoded by the coding sequence ATGAACGTGCTTGTATTCGCCGAGCACCAGCACAACAAGTTCTCGAAGGCGGCGCTGGGCGCCGTGCGCGCCGGCCTGCAGTTGGCGCAACAGAGTGGCGGCACCTGCAGCGCCGCGGTGCTGGGCACCGGCGTCGGGGGGCTGGCCCAGGAATTGGCGGCGTACGGGGTGAAGACCGTGTACGCCGTCGAGCATGCGGCCCTGGAGCACTACGTCGCCGACGCCTACGCGCAGGCGCTCGCCAACCTGGCCAAGGACAAGGGATATGACGTGGTCGTGGCAACGGCCAGCACGGTCGGCAAGGACCTGCTGCCGCGCGTCGCGGTGCGGCTGGATGCCGGAATCGCCTGCGACATCACCGGGATCAATGCGGATGGCACCTTCGTCCGCCCGATGTACGCGGGCAACGCCATCGCGACGGTGTCGATCGAGACCCCGAAGAAGGTCGTGACTACCCGAACGACGGCGTTCGACGCCGCCGCCAAGGGCGGCGCGGGAAGCGTCGAGACCGTGCAGGCCAGTATCGACACCGCCGCGCTGCGCATGAAGTTCATCGCCTTCAACGAGACGAAGTCGGACCGGCCGGTGCTCAGCGAAGCGCGCATCGTGGTCTCGGGCGGCCGCGGCCTCAAGAACGGCGAGAACTTCACCACGGTGCTCGAGCCGCTGGTCGATGCGCTGGGTGCCGCGATGGGCGCCAGTCGCGCCGCGGTGGACGCGGGGTTCGTGCCCAACGATCTGCAGGTCGGCCAGACGGGCAAGGTGGTGGCGCCCGAGCTCTACGTGGCGGTCGGCATCTCGGGCGCGATCCAGCACCTCGCCGGCATGAAGGACTCGAAGGTGATCGTCGCGATCAACAAGGACGAGGAGGCGCCGATATTCCAGGTCGCCGACTACGGCCTGGTCGCCGACCTCTTCACGGCCGTGCCGGAGATGAAGGCCGAGGTCGAGAAGCTCAAGCACTGA